caatttcatcattaataacataacaataaataattcattctttacaatcacacttaatcccacggtgtttcatcattcatgtagtcttgtgtgctataataggctttagagataagcttacgttttacataatttttaaatttactaacagacaattcagttataatattaggaagtttattgtaaaatcttacacaattacccatgaatgatttcttaattttatggagcctagtgaagggcactgcgagcttatgcttatttctagtattaatattatgtatttcacagtttttattaaaactggcaatgtttttatgtacatacagaatattctcataaatatattgacagtgcactgtcattatgttaatgtccttaaacttatctctaagtgtgtctctatggtacattttatatattgcacgaatagccctcttctgcagaacagaacaaaaatggtatttatctctgaagcactgccccatagtaaaataccatatgacattatgctatgaaagtaactaaagtaaactaatcgagctgttttcacgtctgttaactgacggatcttgctcactgcaaaagctgcagaactcagtctattcgagagattagcaatatggggaccccattgtagtttagaatctaaagttataccaagaaaaactgtgctatctactagttccaattcctcatccttgacaatgacacttgtttgctcattccttatgtgacttgtaacaaacttaatgcacttagtctttttctcatttaacaataaattattaacattaaaccaatttactactttagaaatagcattgtttacatcactgcaagcttgttgctgtctgcaaacaatactatgtcatggtgggtctttacaaggtaaggcaggtcattaatgtagataaggaacaggaacggccccaatattgatccctgcggtacacccatagagaccaatgaccccggtgatcgctgtccactcacatcaaccctttgtattctaccgtgtaagtaagactttattaaattcatttTTTCAATCTGTCATATAGGTCTTGTCAATATTTCCGCACATAAGTAATTGAGAAATACAATATGGTACAACTTACTCTAGGTGTCGGTGCCGATGCTCGCGCTTTAGCCAGCAGCCGTCTCGCTCTATCGTATTCTTTGTTCTCGCTCTCAAGTTTCACAGCAGCAAGCCAAATTTCTTCAGAGTTCGGGTTGGCTTGGAAAGCTAGCGACAGAATACCACGGGCTGCTGGGACATCACCTACAAATAACTAATATGAGACAGTCATACTCAAAACAACCTAGTCCACTCACACAGCCGaatttttcggaatttatgtacatacgaaatatcatgtcatatttaccagtcgctttaaGTGAAGggaaacattgtgaggaaaccggactaatcccaataaagcctagtttaccctatgggctggaaggtcagatggcagtcgcttacATAAAAACTAGTAACTACGCCATTTTTTAGTTGCCATttagattagttgccaagcggaccccaggctaccATGAGCCGTGtcaaatgctgggacaacgcgaggaagatgatgatcaaacttaaataaataaaatattatagggacattcttacacaaattgactaatgaatgaatgaatgaatgaatgaatgaattcattgaaacattcatgactcaggaacaaatttctgTGCTCTTCTTCTTgagtcggtccctcaatgctgaggatcgtgacatcatgtccttctgttgaagaccagattcctccataggcttctattcctcgccaagcgcatggcctcatgcagttttaattgcataggtgcagtgatttgagcacaccatctagtagggggagggccctgaggtctggtgccttcaactttgcccgTCATGATAACTCTCGCTAGGCTATCCggctgtgctcatcacacaaataaatgcccttaccgggattcgaacccagaaccatcggctttataggcagggtcactacccactaggccagactggtcgtcactTATATAAGAACAGTTAGCTGCAGAGCAGTAATTGATGATAGCCGTAAAACTATAAATGATATTCCAGCATGCATTAGATTCACCTGGACAAAGCACGTTTTGAATGTAAACTGACGGGCATGACATGTAAGTAGTTTCTTAAGATGCGCAGCGTGTAACCAGATGGAAAGGGAACACAGCAGCCGTATAAAATGAATGTTCTTACCAGCCAGCCATTTGGATTTTGCTCCCATCAACCAAAGCACCTCAGACTTGGGACAATGGGCCACAGCTCTTTGCAGCAATGCTTCCAGACTTGCGCGGGTTCCGTGTTGTTTCTCTAAGTACGCGGCGCGTAACCAGATGGACTTCTTTGAAGGGAACACTGAGAGCGCGTAGCCGTAGACTGCGCGGGCGCATTCGTATGCGCCTTCATTTGCACACTGGAAGGTAAATgattaataattcagcctatataagtCCCACTGCCGGGCACACACCTCTCATAATCGAGAGGTCATGgcctatagtccccacgctggcccaaagtgggttggggacttcacatacaactttgaatttcttcgtggATTTACGCAGGTTTCCCTCaccatgttttccttcaccaaataACAGAATAgaggtgaatatcaaatgatattccgtacataagttccgaaaaactacgTACTAGTCAGAATCTGAACCCGCGAccttgaatttcttcgcggatttACGCAGGTTTCCCTCaccatgttttccttcaccaaataACAGAATGgaggtgaatatcaaatgatattccgtacataagttccgataaaCTACGTGCGAATCAGAATTTGAACCCACGAcatccggattgaaagtcggacgtcacacccactaggccaccacATGGTTACAATTCATAATTTGTATGAACCATTGTGGGtagtttatattaatataataaacatttactacatacaagtatttaataaaatgaaactcACTGCTTCGGCGTCTTCCATCCAAGTGTGTTTCTGGTCCTCTTGTTCAATACCTTGTCCAATAACAGATCTGATGATagcctgaaaataaaatatcaaccTTTTTTTTACACGGGAATGCCCGGGAATAGTGTTTGCTCTCAACTCCTTTGAAGTACGAGATTCTATTTTTTACTCCGTTGAATAAGAAAGAGcaagtttttttaaacgtttggcgccttcatttattacgtaagacgatttagGGGAGAGGGGGTACGACAATGTCTTGTCCGTTGGCGCTTAGCGATATGTTCGCTCGGGTATCATCTTTTCTACTGTGTGTAGTAATCTAAAATGATTCATATATCAAACTACATAAGGTCGATACTCACCTGACAAGTATGAACGGCGCCGGATTTTTCTGCCTCCATAGCCTCTTTGAACCAGTGCTCGCGGTTGATCTCCACCCCGTTAGAACTTAGCGATGTGATGGCTCGGTCTATGATCTTTTCTACCATGTGGGTGTTGCCTGCGAAAAATATGGTTTTTGAGACATGGAAAGCAGCAAGTAATACTTTTAGAcaactttaacaaaaaaataccaaataGTTTTCtgaattacatatttacttttttaaagaTGAGTTCAAGGAATTGTCCACAATTAAATTGCCTGATTTAGAACAACTTTTTCTTCAAGCGAACCCATCAGTAGATATTTTATCTCTAGTAAAATGTCAAGCCTAGCTAAAATTAACTGGTACTTTACGCGGAGAACCTAAGGCAGACATCGAAAATAGAATTACGCTATGTGCCTCTTCCTTGAAGGTGAATGAAATTCGTATTCGTATCTAGTCGTAGGTACAATACACATTTGAGGGCACAAAACAAGAAAGTCAAATCTGCCTATCCGTCGGAATATTCTCCCTAGCCTTATTCAAGACTTTCCTCGCGTTTTCATAGGTCTCGAGCCTTGCTAAACCCAGCCACAACTCTACACTAGTCAGACAGTCGGAGATCACTCGACAGCGCGGgaaataagatttaaataatgGAACTAATGCAACTTACCATGAGCTTCTTCAAGCTTAGCAGCAGTCACCCAAATCTGCCTATCCGTCGGAATATTCTCTCTAGCCTTATTCAAGACTTTCCTCGCGTTTTCATAAGTCTCGAGCCTTGCTAAAGCTAGCCACAGCTCTACGCTAGTAGGGCAGCATTCCACGGCACGAGAGAGGAGAATGCGGGCGTCTTCCGGGTTCTCTAGTTCGACTGCGGCCTTCCAGAGACGGACTGAGTTGGGGATGTGCTCTAAAGCCTTGCGGTAGACTCGCCGTTTTGCCTGTGAACAAAAAAACATCAATATAACCTCGCTAACGAATCGCACTATGAAATTAGGCTCCTACTCCAAATTGGCAGCCATATATTCGGTAGATTCCTGACCGCATGTGCTATGACAACTCTAGTAGTATTTCTAGGTTGTAGCCTGGTCGCTTTTagcaaaaataaattgaaacggagttggattgtcaaagaaaacgttGTAGCCACATTAAATTAACTGCCATtattcgacacatgattaaaataaaactattagaacgccatttgactttgaaccttattctttcactgatatgtgttcaattcgttaaatatcaaaaagtgtggcgctatctaatagatcaaaggccaaaagtatagcggcatcgtttcgagcgatggcgccacaacctttagcggatacccggtaagatggcgccactttttgatagttaacaaatgtaacacatatcagtgaaagaataaggttcaaagtcaaatggcgttctaaaagagTTAATCATGAGTCGAAAGAtgtcagtaaatttactgtggctacaaatttttctttgacaatccacctctatttcaaattctctttgcttttaGTCCTAGTTTATTGATACCAATGTATCACTACGAATAACATCAAGACTTTCTTACCCTAGTTTTTGTTCTAAATAGGTTCTTCGGCCAGTGTAGATGTTCCTCGGCCGAGGCGCCGCGCGCGTTTTTCTCGCATGAgcacgccgcctcggccgaggcacgtctacactggccagattgtgcgcgaggaaattgcctcgcgcgtatgctcgctgtgtgtggacccgcctaatctgCAGCCTTGCAGCCTACGACTTTAGTGAGACGAAAAATATCAAGAAAGGCTTAAAAGCTTTCTTACCTTAGGTTCTTGTTCTAAATCTGCAGCCTTCACCCAGATCCTCACACTATGCGGTAGATTCCTGGCAGCATGTGCTATGACGGCGCGAGCAGTGTCCCTGGGCTGTAACCTGGCTGCTTCCAGCCAAAGCTCTTCACTACTTGGGTTCACTTCACAGCCCTTCATAATGAGGTTACGGGCTGATTGCACTTTTCCTGTAAGTATAGAGGCATGGTTGTTAGAGGGATGGTAGTCGAAATTCGCGATCTGCATTCAGTTATCGAGGGATTTATACCCCAAAATCTCTCGTACCATGAAGGGAAAAAATCATTAAAGGAATCAGGTTTTACTTTGCAGAAATCCACGTGTTTTGGCGGCCGCCATTGCTCACCCACTAACGTAatggcagctgacgtccacgagagTTCATACATCTCCCGTAACCATTAGGTACATGAGTTATCGCCCGGGACACTAGTACTATCATGTATTTtctcgataaaataaaaaaaataaaaagacatgaCGTAAAAAAGATAACTCACCAGTAACTTCTTCTAATCGAGCACTAGCAATCCAAGCAGGCGGGTGGTTCGGATTTGTCTCACGCACGGACTTTAGCAGCAACCTGGCTTTCTTTATATCATTAATGTCCCCTCCGTACGTGGGTATCATCGACTGGAGATCCGTGAGGTAACCTTTGGGATCGACGACAGTTTGACCGGTGACTGAGTCAGAAACCTGGGATAGTTTGACTGTCATGAGGGTGTTTCTCGCTTGACCGATCTTTCGCAAGTCCAGATCACCTGAGAAAAAAATGCATTAAGAGAGGAGAAGGAAAACGGAGCAATGAAAATacgattattttgattattaaacATCATAGACAACCTTCCAAACAGGAGTAACATAGTGCAAAATACTGCAGCCGCTAATTAGACGACCCCGTACATTATCCGGTTACTTAACCAGGACGTTTGACAACACATTTACCACAAATTGTATGGCGCCCAACAGCACCATTGACGCAGCTGTTAAATTTTCGGGATTAAATTTTCTATTTTGCATACTTGAagtttttgtatttctttgtattAGTACACACATAAAATAACTTACCAGATGGAGTCAACATCCCCGGAGTCATAACTCCAGGCATCATAGAAGCCAAGCCTGAATTAGGGTCAATGGACGAAGTGGACTCTCCTCCCAAATTCCTGGACAGTACACTATCTGGCAATGGGGTAAACTTCTCAGCGCGAGGGTTACGTTGTTTTCTGTTACGCGCATCACCTACTTCAGGAATTGCTGACCATTCGTCTTCCGATACAGTTTTCAATTCTCGCTTCAGGTCAGAAAACTGCTGCTGTATTTTTGGTctggaaataaattattatagggTAAAATCAGTTACTTGATTTGGACATAAAATATCTGGCTGATATTCGTAGCTGGAGCTGGAGTCAACAGATGCTAGAGCaaattgcatataaaaaaaaatcatgtaaaaatTATCAAATATCTTACCGTTCCTGACGATATCTTTCCAAGTCTTCTTTGAGTCGTTTTTCTCTATATTCTTTTCGTTTCTCATCCATTCTCTTGTCAATTGACTCATAAATCGCATCAGCCTCTGCATCATCTTTGTCATATGGATCCTAAACATGCCAGACATTTAATTAATGGTTAACACATGGTTAGCAgctagaaattaaataaaagattgaTAGAAACTCTAATTTTTTTAGGTATGTATAATCAGAAGAGACCGAACCTCCCCATACTTAAGTCGAAAGGGGATGATGACCGCTTAATCatacatagtccccattttcctctctagatattatAGAGtacgcaatttgatgtatattaagtacagttatgcccctacgtttgttttttcgattttttaataaatataacaccttttaatttttttattggtatttgtttttataatcctCCTCCttaatcttataataataaaaaaaccggacaagtgtgagTCAAACTCACCCACCGATGGTTCCGTACATGTTCcagggttttttattttttacaaatttatcgtTTGTAGATTTTTCCCTGTCCTTGtagtataagacgatattacttgccaaatttcatatttttataatataataatataagccTTTTATTCAgacaatttttacattttcaagtTTAAATTGTACATTTCTTATCAGATATGTAGTTTGacataaaatttactatttCAGACAACATCGGTTTGGTCTGTAATACAGACTCTGTATGCCATGTAGCAAAGGCCTCTTCCATCCCTTTTCATTTTCTTCTATCTCTCGCCAGTCTGGTCCAGTGCCTCCCTGCGAATTTTACgatttcgtcttcccatctcATTTTTGGTGGTCCATGTTTTCTTTTTCTATCTTTTAGAAACCACCATATAATTCTCTTACTCCATTTCTCTTTGCCCCTGATCATATGTCCTGTCCACCTCCATTTGAGTGTTTTAACTTTGATTGTTACATCTTCCACACGTGTTTTGGATCGAATAAACTTGTTTCTTATTCTATCTTTCAGTTTAACTCCAATCATGCTTCTTTCCATGGACCTTTGACATACTTGCAGTTTAGTACTGTCtttgcaaatattttatagaCATTTGACATCAGACTAATAGGTCTATAGTTGTTTATGTTATAAGGGTCGCTTTTTTTGAACAACAATACAATGTATAATGTTTGAAATAGTCCATTGCGTAGGTATTATTTCTTTAGTGATAATTTCGTTGAAGAGAGCAGTTAGTACTGGAATCGTAGCGTCTTTTGTTATACCATCTGGTCCGGGAGATTTCTCCTTTTTTTGAGAAGTGATAGCATGTTCGCCTTTGGCTTCTAATATGGTTGGTATTTCCTCTTCTTTTCCTTCATCCAAATTGATTCTATTCTGTTGTTCTGTCGTTTCGTAAAGGTCCCTGTAAAACGTTGTAGTTACTTCTAGTATGTTTTGTCTCCTTGTTTCACAACTATCCATGCGGTTGTTATTTACTTTAGTGATCcagcttttttagggttccgtagccaaatggcaaaaaacggaacccttatagattcgtcatgtccgtctgtctgtccgattctgtcacagccacttttttccgaaactataaaagctatactgttcaaacttggtaagtagatgtattctatgaaccgcattatgatgtttacacaaaaatcgaaaaaaaacaataaattttgggggttccccatacttagaactgaaactcaaaaaatcttttttcatcaaacccatacgtgtggggtatctatggataggtctttaaaaatgatattgaggtttctaatatcatttttttctaaactgaatagtttgcgcgagagacacttccaaagtggcaaaaagtgtgtccccccccccgtaacttctaaaataacagaatgaaaaatctaaaaaaaatatatgatatacattgccatgcaaacttccaccgaaaattggttcgaacgagatctagtaagtagttttttttttaatacgtcataaaaattaaaaaaaaaattttttttcatcaaacccatacgtgtggggtatctaaggataggtcttcaaaaatgatatttaggtttctaatatcatttttttctaaactgaatagtttgcgcgagagacacttccaaagtgaaaaaaagtgtgtccccccccctgtaacttctaaaataacggaatgaaaaatctaaaaaaaatatatgatatacattaccatgcaaacttccaacgaaaattggtttgaaccagatctagtaagtagtttttttaatacgtcataaatggtacggaacccttcatgggcgagtccgactcgcacttggccgctttttgttgTCTAAATCCTTCCATGCTTTTTTAATACCTCCAGTTTTGTTCTCATGCTCTTCTATGACACATTCCCTATATCTTTTCGTAAATTTGCTTTTATTAGTTTACTTAGTGCCACTATGTGGTTCCTTGTTTGTCTACCCTTGTTAGTTTCTTCTATCAGATTTGCTcttttttcaattaattttctTGTGTAGTCAGTTATTTCCGTTTCTAATGTGTTATTTCTTCTTGTAAGATTTTGtgttgtttgtttaattttcctCTCCCAAAGGTTGTATTTTTCTTGAACACTTAGGTTTTTCTTTCGGTGTTGAAGTTGCTCAAGATATCcttgttgattttattaatcTATTCGCAAATGTTACCACATATCTTCAGAACTTTAGGGTTGGGAATTGGTCTTGATTTCTTTTGTGGTTTTGCTTTCAACTTAACTCGTTCCATTCTATGATTTGTTCCATAGTACCATTCTATGCATAGTTTTAGGTCAACAGAAAGTACCCCAtacattttgattcccttgagagtgtctaaatatatgttttttgcggcataaactgCCATATCTTTTATTTAAGTTAACTTAGAAGAttgatttttttacagcttAAAGGGACTGTCGACCTTAGTTGATGTTTTGTTGGTGAGACCTgagtatttggtttttttttttttcaactcgagttttaacagacagacggacaagaaagtgatcctataaggggtcagttttttccttttgaggtagaACCCTAATA
This Cydia pomonella isolate Wapato2018A chromosome 16, ilCydPomo1, whole genome shotgun sequence DNA region includes the following protein-coding sequences:
- the LOC133526680 gene encoding pre-mRNA-processing factor 6, which produces MSVPPQAFVNKNKKHFLGIPAPLGYVAGVGRGATGFTTRSDIGPARDANDVSDDRHAPPAAKRKKNEEEDDDEDLNDSNYDEFSGYSGSLFSKDPYDKDDAEADAIYESIDKRMDEKRKEYREKRLKEDLERYRQERPKIQQQFSDLKRELKTVSEDEWSAIPEVGDARNRKQRNPRAEKFTPLPDSVLSRNLGGESTSSIDPNSGLASMMPGVMTPGMLTPSGDLDLRKIGQARNTLMTVKLSQVSDSVTGQTVVDPKGYLTDLQSMIPTYGGDINDIKKARLLLKSVRETNPNHPPAWIASARLEEVTGKVQSARNLIMKGCEVNPSSEELWLEAARLQPRDTARAVIAHAARNLPHSVRIWVKAADLEQEPKAKRRVYRKALEHIPNSVRLWKAAVELENPEDARILLSRAVECCPTSVELWLALARLETYENARKVLNKARENIPTDRQIWVTAAKLEEAHGNTHMVEKIIDRAITSLSSNGVEINREHWFKEAMEAEKSGAVHTCQAIIRSVIGQGIEQEDQKHTWMEDAEACANEGAYECARAVYGYALSVFPSKKSIWLRAAYLEKQHGTRASLEALLQRAVAHCPKSEVLWLMGAKSKWLAGDVPAARGILSLAFQANPNSEEIWLAAVKLESENKEYDRARRLLAKARASAPTPRVMIKSAKLEWALNNLEVALKLLEEAIKVFGDYAKLHMMKGQIEEQMGKDEDAHNTYTQGLKKCATSVPMWILLSRLEEKLKHITKARSVLEKARLRNPKNAELWLESVRLERRNGSAEIANAVMAKALQECPAAGRLWADAIFMESRPQRKTKSVDALKKCEHDAHVLLAVSQLFWTERKLNKCREWFNRTVKIDADFGDAWAYFYKFELLHGNEQQQEEVKTRCKTAEPRHGEHWCKHAKDIQNWCFSTEQILLLVAKNLPVPT